The Amycolatopsis coloradensis sequence GCATGACCGCGTGCGCGTCGGCCGCCCGTTCGAGCGGGAATCGTTGACCGATCACGGGTTCCAGCCGTCCGGCGGCGGCTTCGGCGAGTGCCGACTCGGTGAACGCCCGCATCTCGGCCAGTCCGCCGAGGCCTCGGATCACCGTGACCCCGCGCGCGGCGGCGTCCTCTTCGGATACCTCCGTCCACGAACCACTCGACAGTCCGTAGATCAGCAGCCGGCCGCCGGGCCTGAGCAACCCGAACGACTTCTGCCCGATCTCGCCGCCGACCCCGTCGAACACGACGTCGACCTCGCCGGCCTTCGCCGCCCAGTCCGGCTCGCGGTAGTCGACCGCCACGTCCGCGCCGTGCTCCCGGACGTGCGCGGTCTTCGCCGCGCCACCCGCCGCGCCGACGACCTCGGCACCGGCCGCCTTGGCGAGCTGGACGACCAGCCCGCCGACACCGCCCGCCGCTGCTTCCACCAGCACGCGCTCGCCGGGCCGGATACGCGCGGCGGTCACCAGCGCGGTCGCCGTGCGGCCGTCGGCGAGGATCGCCACCGCGGCGTCGAGGGCCAAGCCGTCCGGCACCTCGAAGACACCGTCGGCGGCGACCGCGACCCGTTCCGCGTACGCCCCGGAACCGCCTGTCGAGGTCACGACGCGTTTGCCGACCAGGCCGAGGTCGACCCCTTCCCCGACCGCGCTGATCACGCCGCCGACGCCGTTGCCGGGGATCATCGGCGGTTCGGCGCGGAACGGCCCGCCTCCGCCGGCGCGGAACTGCGTCTCGACGAACGTGATGTTGGCGAACGCCACCTCGATCAGGACCTGCCCCGCAGCGGGGACCGGATCCGGGGCATCGCCCGCGACGAGCACTTCGGGCCCGCCGAACTCTTTCAACCACACGGCTCTCATGTGACCCAAGGTGCAAGCTCCAGTTGACTGGAGGTCAAGCGATTGTGCTCGCGAAACCATGATCGGTTCTCAACACTGTCGCGGGCAAACGATGACACCGCCGTCCGGGTGGCTCACCGTGAGTGGCAGCACCTTTGTTCGCAGACCCGCCGCCAGGAGGCATTCCGTGCGTATCGCCGTCCCCCGTGAGATCAAGAAGCATGAATACCGGGTGGCGCTCACCCCGGCGGGCGTGCACGAACTGACCGGGCGCGGCCACGACGTCTTCGTCGAGACCGGCGCCGGCCTCGGCTCGTCCATCACCGACGACGAGTACCTCGCCGCGGGCGCGAAGATCCTCGCGACCCCGGAGGAGACCTGGTCCGAGGGCGAGCTCGTGCTCAAGGTCAAGGAGCCGATCGCCGAGGAGTACCCGCGGCTGCGCGCCGGCCAGATGCTCTTCACCTATCTGCACATCGCCGCGGACCGCCCGCTGACCGACGCGCTGCTGGCCGCGGGCACCACCGCGATCGCCTACGAGACGGTGCAGACCCCGAACCGCGCGCTGCCGCTGCTCGCGCCGATGTCCGAGGTGGCCGGACGGCTGGCCCCGCAGGTCGGCGCGTTCTCGCTGATGAAGCCGAGCGGTGGCCGCGGCGTGCTGCCCGGCGGCATCCCCGGCGTGCACCCGGCGCGCGTGGTCGTCATCGGCGGCGGTGTCGCGGGCCTCAACGCGGCGCGGGTCGCGCTCGGTCTCGGCTCCGACGTCGAGATCCTCGACACCAACGTCGACCGGCTCCGTCAGATCGACAACGACTTCGGCGGCCGCATCCGCACGGTGACCTCGAACGCGCTGTCGGTGGAGCAGTCCGTGCTGGAGGCCGACATGGTCATCGGCGCGGTGCTCGTGCCCGGCGCGAAGGCGCCGAAGCTGGTCTCGAACGAACTCGTTTCGCGGATGCGCCCGGGCAGCGTGCTGGTGGACATCGCGATCGACCAGGGCGGTTGCTTCGCCGACTCGCGGCCGACCACGCACGACGAGCCGACCTACAAGGTCCACGAGTCGGTGTTCTACTGCGTCGCGAACATGCCGGGTGCGGTGCCCCGGACGTCGACCTACGGCCTGACCAACGTGACGCTGCCGTACGCCGTGCAGCTGGCGGAGCACGGCTGGCAGAAGGCGCTGCAGGCCGACGCTTCGCTGGCGAAGGGCCTCAACACGCACGCTGGCGCCCTGACCAACGCCCCCGTCGCCGCCGCGCACGGCCTGGCCGCCACCGACCTGGCCGACGTCCTGGCCTGACCCCCCACGCCACACTCCCACGCGAGGGATCTTTGCCGCCCCGGTGCGCAAAGGTCCCTCGCTCCTTTTCGCGCGTGTCCGGACCGTTGGACGGCGATCCCGGTGCTCAGAGGAGCTTTCGTGGTCCTGGGTTTCGAGGCCGGGCCAGGGTGTCCCCAATGCCACATTAGGGACACTCAGCGTCTCCAATGCCACATTGGGGACATCGAACGAGCCACCGGCGCGGCCATCTCCCGAGCCTGAAGTGGCCAGTGACATCCGGGATGCCTAGGCCACGGCCACCAGCTCCGATCCTCACGAGGCCAGTGCGGCGCCCCGCGCCCCAGGCCCCCTCACCAGGCCACGGCGCTCCACGCCGTAGACCCCACCAGGCCAGGGCACCCCACGCCCTAGGTGTACTGACCTGAGAGGTTGGGAACGCGGCTGGCGGGTGGGTGGCCGCCGAGTGCGGTGTGGCCGCGGTGGTGATTGTAGGTGTGCAGCCAGTGCGGTAGTGCCGCGCGTCGCTCGGTTTCGGAGCGGTAGGGGCGGGCGTAGGCCCATTCGTCAAGCAGGGTGCGGTTGAACCGTTCGACTTTGCCATTGGTCTGTGGCCGGTAGGGCCGGGTGCGTTTGTGGCTGATGCCCGCGCTGGTGAGGGTGTCGCGCCAGAGGCGGGACTTGTAGCAGGATCCGTTGTCGGTAAGTACCCGTTGGACGGTGATTCCGTTGGTATTAAAGAAGATCTGAGCGCGCCGCCAGAACGCGACAGCGGTTTCCTTCTTCTCATCGGGCAGGATCTCGGTGTAGGCCAGCCTGGAGTGATCGTCCACGGCGTTGTGCAGGTAGCCGTAACCGATCGGTGCACGGTTGTTGCGGCGTTCGATGGTGGTGGCCCGGGCGTTGCGCCGGCCTTGAGCGCGAACGAGCCAGGCGCAGCCTGCCTACCGGGGTCAAGGGTGCGTTAGCGTGGGTCACGAGGGCCTCCGTTGGCTCGGTGCAGATGTCGCAATCCACACCGAACCCGGAGGCCCTCATTCCAAGATCATCCGACTACGTGTCCCCACGTTCGCAACCTCCCGGGGCAGTACACCTGGGCCGGCCCACCCGCCAACCGCCGCCGACCGCACCGCGGGGGTCCGGGGGGCTCGGCCCCCCGGGTGATACGACGAAGCCCCACCTTCGGGAAGACGCGCCAGCGTCGACCGAAGTGGGGCAAAGGGGCTGAGTGGGGCAAAGGGGCTGAGGGCGGCCCGCTCGACCAGCCTGGGGGTCACTGGGAGCGGGCCGCCTCCTCCATCGTAGGTAATAAGTCGCCGTCGCGCTGCATGGGGTTGCCATGTCTTCCGAATTATTTGTTCACAGACCCTCTTCATGGTCGGTGATTTTCCATGCTCGGCGGCGCATAACCGGTAGTCAGCGGCCATTCGGCGCAGCGGCGGGCGCGCCGGGGGGCCGAGTCGTCACCCTGCCGAACGTGACGAAGGTCGCTTTCGGCGGATTGACCCCTTCCTCGGGTGCGGACTCGCCCCGTGAGGCAGGATGTCGCGTGATCGGCCTTCGTCAACAAAAGGGGACGGTATGCACGACGGCAGTGGCCGCATCGCGGTGCAGAACCTGAGCAAGCAGTTCGGTGCGGTCAACGCGGTCCAGAATCTGAGCTTCACGGTGGAGCCCGGTTCGGTGACCGGCTTCCTGGGGCCCAACGGGGCAGGGAAGACCACGACGCTCCGGATGCTGCTCGGGCTGGTGACGCCCACGAACGGCACGGCGACCATCAACGGGCGCCCGCACGACCAGCTGGGGAATCCGGCGCGGGTCGTCGGTTCGGTGCTGGAGAACGAGGGTTTCCACCCGGGGCGCACGGCGCGGAATCACCTGCGCGTGTACTCGGCGGCGATCGGGATGCCGGATCAGCGCGTGGACGAGGTTCTGGGGTTGGTCGGCCTTTCGTCGGCGGCGGACCGCAAGGCGGGCGGGTTCTCGCTCGGTATGCGGCAGCGGCTGGCGCTGGCGACGGCGTTGCTGGGGAACCCGCAGGTGCTGGTGCTGGACGAGCCGACGAACGGTCTCGACCCCGAGGGCATCCTGTGGCTGCGGAACTTCCTGCGCGCGTACGCGCGTGAGGGGCGCACGGTGCTGGTCTCGAGCCACCTTCTGAACGAGGTGGAGCAGACGATCGACCAGGTCGTGATCATCAGCCAGGGCATGACGCGCTACAACGGCTCGCTGGACCAGTTGCGCAAGAGCAACCAGTCCCGGGTGCTGGTGCAGTCCGCCGACGCGAACGGCCTCGTCGCCGCGTTGCAGGAGGCGGGGATCACGCAGGTCTCGCCGATGCCGGACGGCCGGGTCGCGGTGTCCGGCGCGACGGTGCAGCAGATCGGTGACATCTCGGCCAAGGCGAGCATCGCGGTCTACGGCATGCAGGAGGAGACTGCGGATCTGGAGCGGATGTTCTTCCAGCTGACGCAGGGTCAGTACGCCGCGCCGCCGCCCGGTTTCCAGCAGGGCCCGCCGCCGGGCTACCAGGGTCCGCCTCCGGGATATCAGGGCCCGCCGCCCGGCTATCAGGGGCCGCCTCCCGGCTACGCGCCGCAGAACACGCCGCCGCCCGGTTTCGCGCCGCCGCAGCAGCAGTTCCAGCAGCAGCAACCGCAGTATCAGCAGGCCCCGCCTCAGCAGCAGGCGCAGCAGCAGGGCCAGAACGAGGGCTGGGGAGGCCAGGGCTGATGGGCAACCTGATCAAGGCGGAGTTCCGCAAGACGCTCACGCTCAAGGCGTGGTGGGCGCTGATGATCCCCGCGGTGGTCTTCGCTTTCGCGTTCGCCCTGTTCTGGGGCATGGTCACCAACGACTTCAGCGACTTCCTCGGCCGCTCCGACACCCGTGAGCTGACCGAGGCGCTCGGCATCTCGACCGGCGAACTGCCCGTCGGCCTGCTCGCCCTCGGGCACGGCGTCAACATCGGCACGATGATCCCGATCATCTTCGGTGTCTTCGCCCTCGCCGGCGAGTACACGAAGAAGACGATCACCACGACGTTCCTCACCGCCCCGAACCGGGTTTCGGCGTTGAGCGCGAAGATGATCACCTACATCGCCTGGGGCGCGATCTACGGCGTGATCATCGTGGGCGCGGCGAGTCTCGGCACCGTGATCACGGTCGACAGCCAGCGCCTGCCGACGGCGGGCCAGTGGCTGGGCGTGCTCGGCGCGGGTGTCCTCGCGACGATCCTGGCGACCCTGTTCGGGATCGGGGTCGGCGCGGTCTGGCGCAGCGTGGTCGGCAGCATCATCACGCTGACCATCTGGATGCTGGTGGTCGAGAACGTCCTGGTGTTCGTCATGTTCGGCGCCGCCGACATCACGTGGCTGGGCGGGGTCCTGCCGAACGGCACGGTCAACGGCATCGTGGGCGCCATCGGCGCGGAGGCGTTCGGCGCCGCCGGCGTGAAGGTACCCGGCCTGCAGGACGAGACCGCGTGGGCGCTGCAGTACGCGGCCGGTGCGCCCGGCGCGTTCTCGTGGTGGGCCTCGGCGCTGATCTTCTTCGGCTGGACGATGATCTTCTTCCTGGCCGGCTGGGCCGTGAACCAGAAGAAGGACATCACGTAAGTCACCGTCCACAAGCGCCTTGAAAGGCCCCTTCATTGCAAAATTCGCGGTGAAGGGGCCTTTCATCGCGTTCGGCCCTGCGCGAACCGGCCGGGGTTGTCGGTGCGGACGCATAGGCTGGCGGGGTGACCACTGCTCCACCTCGTCCGTGTCAAGCCAGTCCGGCTCGTGAGACCGCCCCCGCGCCCACTGGAGGCTGGATCCGCCGTCTGGCCGCTTCGTGCTGGAAGCATCCTTGGCTCGTCGTACTCTCGCTGGGCGCGGCGATCATCGGCGTCGGGCTGCAGGCCGCCGGTCCGCTGCTGATCCGCGAGGCGCTGGACGACGCCGTCGCGGGCGACACCTCCCGGCTCGGCCTGCTCGCCGCGGTGATGGCGGTGCTGCAGGTGCTGACCTTCGGCAACGCCTTCGCCCGCCGGTACGTCGGCGGGCGGCTGGCCCTCGATGTCCAGCATGATCTGCGCCGCCAGGTGTTCAACGCGGTCTCCCGGCTCGACGGCGGCAAACAGGACGCGCTGCGCACCGGCCAGGTCGCCTCCCGCGCGATCTCGGATCTGCAGCTGGTCACGTCGGTCCTGATGCAGGTGCCGCTTTCGGCGGGTTCGGTGATCTTCGCGCTGCTGTCGCTCGGCGCGATGCTGTGGATGTCGCCGACGCTGACCCTGATCGCGATGGTGGTCGCCCCCGCGATCGCGATCATCATGGCGGTGAGCCGGAAGCGGCTCTTCCCGGCGACGTGGGCGGCCCAGCAGCGCGCGGCCGACGTCGCGCAGCAGGTCGAGGAGACCGTCACCGGCGTACGCGTCGTGAAGGGCTTCGGCCAGGAGGCGCGCGAAGTCGCGAAGCTGGAGAAGACGGCGAAGAAGCTCTTCGCGGAACGCATGCGCGCGGCCCGGCTCTCGTCGTTGCCGACGGCCACGACGGCCGCGCTCCCCGCGGCGGGTCAGGTCGCGGTACTGGCGGTCGGCGGCATCCTCGCGTTGAAGGGTGAAGTCAGCCTCGGCACCTTCCTGGCGTTCGCGACCTATCTGTCCATCCTGATCGGCCCGGCACGGATGATCTCGAGCCTCGTCGTGCAGGCCCAGCTGACCAGGGCGGGCGCGGAACGGGTCAACGAACTGATCGACGCGCAGCCGGACGTAGTCGACAGCCCGGACGCGCGGCCGCTGCCCGAAGGCCCACTCGGTGTCCGGCTGGAGGACGTCTCCTTCGGCTACACGCGGTCGGATCCCGTCCTCGACGGTCTCACCCTGGAGGCCCGGCCGGGCGAGACGCTCGCGCTGGTCGGCACGGCCGGTTCCGGCAAGTCGACGATCTCCTTGCTGCTCCCCCGGTTCTACGACGTGCACAGCGGCTCGGTCCAGGTCGGCGACCTCGACGTCCGCGACGTCCGGCAGCGAGACCTGCGCAGCGTCATCGGCGTGGTCTTCGAGGAGGCGTTCCTCTTCTCCTCGTCGGTACGAGACAACATCGCCTACGGCAGGCCGGACGCGAGCGACGAGGAGATCCGCGCGGCCGCGCGGGCGGCGGAGGCGGACGAGTTCATCCAGCGCCTCCCCGACGGCTAC is a genomic window containing:
- a CDS encoding zinc-binding dehydrogenase; this encodes MRAVWLKEFGGPEVLVAGDAPDPVPAAGQVLIEVAFANITFVETQFRAGGGGPFRAEPPMIPGNGVGGVISAVGEGVDLGLVGKRVVTSTGGSGAYAERVAVAADGVFEVPDGLALDAAVAILADGRTATALVTAARIRPGERVLVEAAAGGVGGLVVQLAKAAGAEVVGAAGGAAKTAHVREHGADVAVDYREPDWAAKAGEVDVVFDGVGGEIGQKSFGLLRPGGRLLIYGLSSGSWTEVSEEDAAARGVTVIRGLGGLAEMRAFTESALAEAAAGRLEPVIGQRFPLERAADAHAVMQTRGAIGKTLLEV
- the ald gene encoding alanine dehydrogenase, which gives rise to MRIAVPREIKKHEYRVALTPAGVHELTGRGHDVFVETGAGLGSSITDDEYLAAGAKILATPEETWSEGELVLKVKEPIAEEYPRLRAGQMLFTYLHIAADRPLTDALLAAGTTAIAYETVQTPNRALPLLAPMSEVAGRLAPQVGAFSLMKPSGGRGVLPGGIPGVHPARVVVIGGGVAGLNAARVALGLGSDVEILDTNVDRLRQIDNDFGGRIRTVTSNALSVEQSVLEADMVIGAVLVPGAKAPKLVSNELVSRMRPGSVLVDIAIDQGGCFADSRPTTHDEPTYKVHESVFYCVANMPGAVPRTSTYGLTNVTLPYAVQLAEHGWQKALQADASLAKGLNTHAGALTNAPVAAAHGLAATDLADVLA
- a CDS encoding ABC transporter ATP-binding protein gives rise to the protein MHDGSGRIAVQNLSKQFGAVNAVQNLSFTVEPGSVTGFLGPNGAGKTTTLRMLLGLVTPTNGTATINGRPHDQLGNPARVVGSVLENEGFHPGRTARNHLRVYSAAIGMPDQRVDEVLGLVGLSSAADRKAGGFSLGMRQRLALATALLGNPQVLVLDEPTNGLDPEGILWLRNFLRAYAREGRTVLVSSHLLNEVEQTIDQVVIISQGMTRYNGSLDQLRKSNQSRVLVQSADANGLVAALQEAGITQVSPMPDGRVAVSGATVQQIGDISAKASIAVYGMQEETADLERMFFQLTQGQYAAPPPGFQQGPPPGYQGPPPGYQGPPPGYQGPPPGYAPQNTPPPGFAPPQQQFQQQQPQYQQAPPQQQAQQQGQNEGWGGQG
- a CDS encoding ABC transporter permease, translating into MGNLIKAEFRKTLTLKAWWALMIPAVVFAFAFALFWGMVTNDFSDFLGRSDTRELTEALGISTGELPVGLLALGHGVNIGTMIPIIFGVFALAGEYTKKTITTTFLTAPNRVSALSAKMITYIAWGAIYGVIIVGAASLGTVITVDSQRLPTAGQWLGVLGAGVLATILATLFGIGVGAVWRSVVGSIITLTIWMLVVENVLVFVMFGAADITWLGGVLPNGTVNGIVGAIGAEAFGAAGVKVPGLQDETAWALQYAAGAPGAFSWWASALIFFGWTMIFFLAGWAVNQKKDIT